In Solanum lycopersicum chromosome 3, SLM_r2.1, the genomic stretch aacaaacTATTCATTCCATGTCATTTTACTTTTCAACTTGCTATCTTCTAATTATAAGTGGGTTGTGGAGAGAGCACTGTTGGGTCAGCAAAGCAAAGTAGATTATACTCTATAATATTATGATGATTAGTCAACTGCTGCTCACTTACAACGATGGAAATGGGGATGAGGGTAACTTTAGCTACACTCTTGGGCATACATTGTATTTGGATAGGAAACAATCTACAAAAAAAGGAATGTTCTTAGAAAAAGACTCACTGAATCTGCACTCACTTCTTTTTGTCCTTATTATTGCCGCTTCACAGTTCATTACAAAATCTCTCCAATATACAATTGTGATTTGTGATTATTTCTTTGGGTTTATATTCCACCGACCCATTTTGTCAGGATTTTTTCTAGGCTCCAATATCCAAGTTAAAAGGCACATGAGTTTATGGATTCTCAAGTGATAATTATAGAGATACTAAGTATCTTTAGCGGGGAAGATAAAGATATGAAGTATAAGTTAGGCTATGGCCTATGCAATCCCAGTTCCATTAACCTAGTAGAGAAAGATCTGTGATGAGCTGTATCATATCTTATAAAAAATGATGATGAGTATAAACAAGTAGATCTATTGAGATTTGAGGTCCTCCCAAAACGTAACAATTcaaaattgtatattttgttatttgcaAGATTAGTAGATAAATGAGTAACTATCACAGCTCGGTTTCATCTAATTAAACATTAAGCAAATCGACTGACTAATGATGAGTTgagatttaaataataattaaaggcAGAGTGGGTTTTGGACGAATATCCAATGTAGTTCAAGTGAGAACGATAAAGAATTATTTGCCGATGGGACTCGGACTCCAAAAATAGCCGACATTGTGTTTCAAAATCCCATAGGGATGCCTTGTCCAGATTAAGCAACCTTCCTTTTCTCACGCCCACTTTACCACTTTTCTAATCAAAACGCACGTAACTACAAATTACAACAATCATCCCTTGGATTCCAATTTACTATGCCTCAAAGTGTAAAATACGTTCACTCCAAGATTTTAAAACCAGTGTGCTTCTTTCCATGCAAATCCCCACTGTTTTCAAAGTGACCATGTTCATTGTTTACCCCCTTCTTGATTTCTTGGTATAAATACTTTGTTTCCTTTTAACATTTTTCCATCAGGGTCCAGCTCCAATTGagcttttttcccctttttactCTCTTCTCAATCTCCCAAAACTAAAAGTTATCAACTTTACTACTAGTAAGAAATTATGGCTGATCAACAAGTAAAGCAAGTATCATCATACAGGAATGGATcatcaaagaagaagaacaacatTTCAAGAAAGTGTGCTTCCTTGATTAAAGAACAAAGAGCCCGGATTTACATTCTCCGTAGATGTGCCACTATGCTTCTCTGTTGGTATATTCAAGGGGATGAATGAGTTCATCCATCATCAATCCCCAAATCAACTACCACTACTTCTTCAATTAAACGTACAACCCCTACTCTACATAGTCTACCTTGTATCCGTATGTGCTTTCCCCTTTTTGGCTCCACCCATCATTTCCACGTGCTTGATCATGAAAAAGAATCGGGACGTGTTGaagatataattaagtaaataaatgtGTACTCTCTCGAGATAGTCACACACTTCAACACGGCTACCTACTCAGGCACTTGGTCGTATTGCTCCTGTTTGTCTTCCATAGTTTCTTAGAAGTCCCTAGTTACTCTTGTCATTTTGATCGTGTACCACTTCACATTTTTTACCCAAACTCTATTGGGTTTTTTTGGTCCATGAACAAATTACAGGGGAGATGGTCACTTTGAAACAGAGGTTTTTGGACAAACAGGGGACAAAAATTGGATGGGGAAGCTGATAAGAGGGCATTTCCAAGCATATGGTGGACACAAAGTTGTTCTATATAATCTGAAAGCCTATTTTGATGTAACAAGTGTAATGCAATCCACCTGACTTTTCTAGTATGTTTAATTTGGAGCAAATAAATATCGACAATTGAATAGTAATTCAATAAGTGTAACACATCCATAGTGATGTGCTAGCATGTTTACTACTAGTAATAAGGAGGGCCGCGATGGCAGCCCTTAATGGAATAAAAGGAAGGGATTGTATGTTTAGCCGTCTTTTGTGTGATGATATTGTAATTcaatattactttttttgttatttggggTCAAGAAGTTAGTTTCTGGGAGTTTGTTTGGCATGAGAATATATTAGATAAGAGTGTCGTTGGATTTGGAAACCAGGTTGGTGATCAACATGCTACTAGCTTGAGCCAACCTGGTTCTACTATTCCCATGTATATAAGATATTTTCATGGACACAATtggtttgaa encodes the following:
- the LOC104646517 gene encoding small polypeptide DEVIL 22: MADQQVKQVSSYRNGSSKKKNNISRKCASLIKEQRARIYILRRCATMLLCWYIQGDE